The following proteins are co-located in the Gordonia polyisoprenivorans genome:
- a CDS encoding acyl-CoA synthetase, translating into MPSISTPESMDLGSWIARRAAIGPNRPAITFDDTTMNFREFSDRIDRLAAALRAGGVGVGDRVAYLGLNHPMFLVALFASARAGATFVPLNFRLTGAELAYIINDAGAHTLIADPALAAVVDEVADQLTLQRRIAVGEHAGWESAEAVIADAEPIADPARPSPDAIAVIMYTSGTTGRPKGAMLTHGNLFWNNMNSLLCLDVETSDISYCAAPLFHIGGLNVTTLVTLQKGGHIVLAPSFDPAAALASIEKHRVTTMFGVPAMFLFMTQVPPFETADLSSLRYLICGGAPVPEPLMRRYAERGLAFAQGYGLTETAPLALVMGLDESAAKIGAAGNKVVPLSDVRLVDATNSPVPVGTPGEVCVRGPQVMVGYWRNQAATDAVIDDEGWFHTGDIGREDDDGYIYVVDRVKDMVITGGENVYPAEVESVLYSHPAVAEIAILGLPDVKWGEAVTAVIATAPGHEVTLEELRDFAKDQLARYKLPLRLEFVDALPRNPSGKVLKYQLREQFSTPVPQA; encoded by the coding sequence ATGCCCAGTATCAGTACCCCGGAATCGATGGACCTCGGATCGTGGATCGCGCGCCGGGCCGCCATCGGCCCCAACCGCCCGGCCATCACCTTCGACGACACGACGATGAACTTCCGGGAGTTCTCCGACCGCATCGACCGGTTGGCCGCAGCTCTGCGCGCCGGAGGCGTCGGCGTCGGTGACCGCGTCGCCTATCTCGGCCTGAACCATCCGATGTTCCTGGTCGCCTTGTTCGCCTCGGCGCGTGCCGGAGCGACGTTCGTGCCGTTGAACTTTCGGCTCACCGGAGCCGAGCTCGCCTACATCATCAACGACGCCGGCGCGCACACCCTGATCGCCGACCCCGCGCTCGCGGCCGTCGTCGACGAGGTGGCCGATCAACTCACGCTACAGCGGCGCATCGCCGTCGGTGAGCACGCCGGCTGGGAATCCGCCGAAGCCGTCATCGCCGACGCCGAGCCGATCGCCGACCCGGCCCGTCCGTCGCCGGACGCCATCGCGGTCATCATGTACACCTCGGGAACCACCGGCCGCCCCAAGGGGGCGATGCTCACCCACGGAAACCTGTTCTGGAACAACATGAACTCGCTGCTGTGTCTGGACGTCGAGACCTCCGACATCAGCTACTGCGCCGCACCGCTGTTCCACATCGGGGGACTCAACGTCACGACACTGGTCACCCTGCAGAAGGGTGGGCACATCGTGCTGGCGCCGTCGTTCGATCCGGCCGCGGCGCTCGCCTCCATTGAAAAGCATCGTGTGACAACGATGTTCGGTGTGCCGGCGATGTTCCTGTTCATGACCCAGGTGCCGCCGTTCGAGACCGCGGACCTGTCCAGCTTGCGCTACCTCATCTGCGGTGGCGCGCCGGTGCCCGAACCGTTGATGCGTCGCTACGCCGAGCGCGGGCTGGCCTTCGCCCAGGGTTACGGACTCACCGAAACCGCCCCGCTCGCGCTCGTGATGGGACTCGACGAGTCGGCGGCCAAGATCGGCGCCGCAGGCAACAAGGTGGTGCCGCTGTCGGATGTGCGACTCGTCGATGCCACCAATTCGCCTGTTCCGGTGGGCACCCCGGGTGAGGTGTGTGTCCGCGGCCCACAGGTGATGGTCGGGTACTGGCGCAACCAGGCGGCCACGGACGCCGTCATCGACGACGAGGGCTGGTTCCACACCGGCGACATCGGCCGCGAGGACGACGACGGCTACATCTACGTCGTCGACCGCGTCAAGGACATGGTGATCACCGGCGGCGAGAACGTGTACCCGGCCGAGGTCGAGAGCGTCCTCTACAGCCATCCCGCGGTCGCCGAGATCGCGATCCTCGGGCTGCCCGACGTGAAGTGGGGAGAGGCGGTCACCGCCGTCATCGCCACCGCCCCCGGCCACGAGGTCACCCTCGAGGAGCTGCGTGACTTCGCCAAGGACCAACTCGCCCGCTACAAGCTGCCGTTGCGTCTGGAGTTCGTCGACGC